The following proteins are co-located in the Papaver somniferum cultivar HN1 unplaced genomic scaffold, ASM357369v1 unplaced-scaffold_128, whole genome shotgun sequence genome:
- the LOC113331740 gene encoding probable LRR receptor-like serine/threonine-protein kinase At3g47570, which yields MDFHLHHLHIFKFSVSIFILILSSTNSRNNSSFVHYVESSSLTVDREALLLFKSSIIDPSNTLSSWNTSLNNVCEWTGVICDQVIVGNNSTRNKNQTRVTGLDLEGLGLSGTLSLGSLSFLRVLHLPNNKFSGTLTLPNYIGELCQLRTLNISSNNIHGQIPLSIVKCSELRILDLMGNQFTGNIPPEIGQYLLRLQVLKLNQNQLSGTIPPSIGNISSLTVLDLGTNTIGGPIPSELGRLQKLKTLSLSINNLTGTVPPSLYNIASLVHFALPSNNLWGEIPSDVGDKLPNLIDFNFCINKFTGGIPGSLHYLPNIQNIRMAHNLLEGTVPPGLGNLRSLRMYNVGYNRIAGSLDFISSFRTSPHLDFLALDGNLFQGAIPESIGFALSATKLTKLYLGGNRISGKIPPSISLLTNLALLNLSYNSISGEIPPEIGDLKNLQELVLAENKISGGIPPTLGDLNKLNVLDLHGNGLSGAIPNSLGSLQRLNSMDLSRNELNGSIPGQVLSGISGLSSLLNMSRNSLSGSLPQEVRNLKNLVTIDVSHNKLSGSIPNSIEGCRSLQKLFMSSNSFSGRIPSRLANVLGLEILDLSSNQLSGPIPNNLEKLQALHFLNLSYNNLEGQLPSTGVFENFTNVYVQGNFKLCANSSHFSSSLSVCRQRRKKSVATRVVVLLIIASSSVFCLLLVASFVYYMLIYRKNAANGGVSNKIKVHDEELFRGRHQLVSYEELRAATDNFDEANLVGSGSFGSVYKGKLWGEVMVAVKVLNLDQAGASKSFFAECDALKSVRHRNLVKLITSCSSIVLRKTNSTEFRALVYEFLSNGSLDDWIRGRIRRRRTVSSDDDSDYNDEENAFVNSMDYRDEDQENGPVVLNGVERLNVAIDVASALDYLHHDCEVPVVHCDLKPSNIILDHDMTAKVGDFGLARTLLNTDGNDQSTTTATYGLKGSIGYIPPEYGQGLKPSTRGDVYSFGIMLLEMFTGRSPTHEGFNGGISLVKWVESVYPNDILQVLDPQLQMLHQTSEPSLPIIMNGITGSSCHFEDKQIEHGFFISTIGVGLSCALDAPEMRITIREALQRLKKIRDSLVKSNVFTNI from the exons ATGGATTTTCACCTACATCATCTACATATCTTTAAGTTTTCAGTTTCGATTTTCATTCTTATTCTGAGCTCTACAAATTCTCGAAACAATTCATCATTTGTTCACTATGTGGAATCATCTTCTCTTACAGTAGACAGAGAAGCTCTACTGTTATTCAAGTCTTCAATAATAGATCCATCAAATACTTTATCTTCATGGAACACAAGCTTAAATAATGTCTGCGAATGGACCGGTGTCATCTGCGACCAAGTAATTGTTGGTAATAATAGTACCAGAAACAAGAACCAAACAAGAGTTACGGGGCTTGATCTTGAGGGACTTGGTTTGTCAGGAACCTTAAGTCTCGGCAGCCTCTCTTTTCTTCGCGTACTTCACTTGCCGAACAACAAATTCTCCGGTACTCTGACTCTTCCGAATTATATCGGTGAACTTTGTCAGCTTCGTACTTTAAACATCAGTAGTAACAACATCCACGGCCAAATCCCGCTAAGCATAGTCAAGTGTTCAGAGCTCAGAATTCTCGACTTGATGGGGAATCAATTCACTGGTAACATCCCACCGGAAATCGGTCAGTATCTCCTTAGACTACAAGTTCTCAAGTTAAACCAGAATCAGCTTTCCGGTACAATCCCACCATCCATTGGAAACATTTCTTCACTCACAGTTCTAGACTTGGGAACGAACACTATCGGCGGGCCGATACCGAGCGAGTTGGGTCGTCTTCAAAAGTTGAAAACACTGAGTCTTTCCATTAACAATCTTACCGGTACTGTGCCACCATCTTTATACAACATTGCTTCTCTCGTTCATTTTGCCTTGCCTTCTAATAACTTATGGGGTGAAATTCCAAGTGATGTGGGAGATAAACTTCCAAATCTTATTGACTTCAATTTTTGCATTAATAAGTTCACTGGAGGAATTCCTGGTTCACTGCATTACTTGCCAAATATTCAGAACATTCGTATGGCACATAATTTACTAGAGGGAACTGTTCCACCAGGGCTTGGGAATTTACGTAGCCTTCGAATGTATAATGTCGGGTATAATCGTATAGCTGGCTCATTGGATTTCATCAGCTCTTTTAGGACTAGTCCGCATCTTGATTTTCTTGCTCTGGATGGCAATCTTTTCCAAGGTGCGATTCCAGAATCCATTGGGTTCGCCCTGTCAGCAACCAAGCTCACAAAATTATACTTGGGTGGAAATCGGATCAGTGGCAAGATTCCTCCCTCAATTAGTCTTCTGACCAATTTGGctcttttaaatttaagctacaaTTCGATTTCTGGTGAAATTCCACCAGAAATTGGAGATCTTAAGAATTTGCAAGAGTTGGTTTTGGCTGAAAACAAAATTTCTGGCGGAATCCCGCCCACGCTCGGCGACTTAAACAAACTCAATGTGCTTGACTTGCATGGGAATGGACTGTCTGGAGCAATACCAAATAGTTTAGGCAGCTTGCAGCGGCTTAATTCGATGGATTTGTCCAGAAATGAACTCAATGGAAGCATACCTGGACAAGTACTTTCGGGGATATCTGGTCTATCAAGTCTCTTAAACATGTCCAGAAATTCTTTAAGTGGTTCTCTGCCTCAAGAAGTACGAAACTTGAAAAATCTTGTGACCATCGATGTTTCCCATAACAAGCTATCTGGAAGTATCCCGAATTCGATCGAAGGATGCAGGAGTTTACAGAAACTATTCATGTCGAGTAATTCCTTCTCTGGTCGTATTCCTTCAAGATTGGCTAATGTTTTAGGATTGGAAATACTAGACCTCTCCTCAAACCAACTCTCCGGTCCTATTCCAAACAATCTTGAAAAACTCCAAGCCCTCCATTTCTTGAACCTCTCTTACAATAACCTTGAGGGGCAACTTCCAAGTACTGGTGTTTTCGAAAACTTCACCAACGTTTATGTACAAGGAAACTTTAAACTTTGTGCTAATTCATCTcatttttcatcttctctatcgGTTTGTCGACAACGAAGGAAAAAATCAGTGGCGACTCGAGTTGTAGTCCTGCTTATTATAGCATCATCGTCTGTCTTTTGTCTGTTATTGGTGGCTTCGTTTGTGTATTATATGTTGATCTACAGAAAAAATGCAGCCAATGGAGGTGTTTCAAATAAGATTAAAGTACATGACGAGGAGCTGTTTAGAGGAAGACATCAACTGGTTTCTTATGAAGAACTTCGTGCTGCAACGGATAATTTTGACGAGGCAAATTTGGTTGGAAGTGGGAGTTTTGGATCTGTATACAAAGGAAAGCTTTGGGGAGAGGTTATGGTTGCGGTTAAAGTTCTAAATCTCGATCAAGCAGGAGCTTCAAAGAGTTTCTTTGCTGAATGTGATGCTTTAAAAAGCGTTCGCCATAGAAATCTTGTTAAACTTATTACGTCTTGCTCTAGTATTGTTCTTAGAAAAACAAATTCCACCGAGTTTAGAGCTTTAGTTTACGAGTTTTTGAGTAACGGGAGCTTGGATGATTGGATCAGAgggagaataagaagaagaagaacagttagTAGTGATGATGACAGCGACTACAACGACGAGGAAAATGCATTTGTAAACAGTATGGACTATAGGGATGAAGATCAGGAAAATGGGCCGGTAGTATTGAATGGGGTGGAGAGACTGAATGTTGCAATAGATGTTGCGAGCGCATTGGATTACCTGCACCATGATTGTGAAGTTCCTGTGGTGCATTGTGACCTTAAGCCGAGTAACATAATCTTAGACCATGACATGACTGCAAAAGTTGGAGACTTTGGGTTAGCAAGAACGTTGCTGAATACTGACGGCAATGATCAGTCTACAACTACTGCAACCTATGGGCTCAAGGGCTCCATTGGGTATATACCTCCAG AGTATGGACAAGGACTGAAGCCATCGACAAGAGGGGACGTTTACAGTTTCGGCATAATGTTGCTAGAGATGTTTACAGGACGAAGTCCAACACATGAAGGATTTAATGGAGGAATAAGCTTGGTCAAGTGGGTCGAATCGGTTTACCCTAATGACATTTTGCAAGTACTGGACCCTCAGCTGCAAATGTTGCACCAAACATCAGAACCATCATTACCAATTATAATGAACGGCATTACTGGCAGTAGTTGTCATTTTGAAGATAAGCAAATTGAACATGGATTTTTCATTTCTACTATAGGAGTTGGGTTATCTTGTGCTCTCGATGCTCCTGAAATGCGTATTACAATAAGAGAGGCTCTGCAAAGGCTTAAGAAGATAAGAGACAGCCTTGTAAAATCAAATGTATTTACAAATATTTAG